In Candidatus Methylomirabilota bacterium, the following are encoded in one genomic region:
- a CDS encoding phosphatase PAP2-related protein has protein sequence MTRRVIALSVMAALYAGAIALGAASFATYRHASGVEDLGHLVVPPLRRLVGPEAAPYVFWLGTLPLELFFVAITLVILVTGKGIRLGLCLYVAYFLHWLFFHATAVPLPDDMVWQFPKGVFTFGKPYLSDFWFSGHTANAVLIALAAARSRPWLKGLAWANVPFQVALVLSTRTHYTIDVLGAVFVAYSIHRVSLDVAAALSRRAGDTRP, from the coding sequence ATGACGAGGCGGGTCATCGCGCTCTCGGTCATGGCGGCGCTCTACGCGGGCGCCATCGCGCTCGGGGCGGCCTCCTTCGCGACCTACAGGCACGCCTCGGGCGTCGAGGACCTCGGCCACCTCGTGGTTCCCCCCTTGCGGCGGCTCGTCGGTCCGGAGGCGGCGCCGTACGTGTTCTGGCTGGGGACGCTGCCGCTCGAGCTCTTCTTCGTCGCCATCACGCTCGTCATCCTGGTCACGGGCAAAGGGATCAGGCTCGGGCTCTGCCTGTACGTCGCCTACTTCCTGCACTGGCTGTTCTTCCACGCGACCGCGGTGCCACTGCCCGACGACATGGTCTGGCAGTTCCCGAAGGGCGTGTTCACGTTCGGCAAGCCGTACCTCAGCGACTTCTGGTTCAGCGGGCACACGGCCAACGCGGTCCTCATCGCCCTGGCGGCGGCGAGGAGCCGCCCGTGGCTCAAGGGGCTGGCCTGGGCGAACGTCCCGTTCCAGGTCGCGCTCGTGCTGTCCACGCGGACGCACTACACCATCGACGTGCTGGGCGCGGTCTTCGTCGCGTACTCGATCCACCGGGTGTCCCTCGACGTCGCCGCCGCCCTGAGCCGGCGTGCCGGGGACACCCGCCCGTGA
- a CDS encoding FAD-binding oxidoreductase — MLTRREVIVGSSALLLWPGCATRGAVELNDIHSQLNGTPVGAVVRPGSVDDIQRALARARRAGQAVSITGGRHAMGGQQFGAGTLNLDMTGMRRVLHFDPDAGEIEVEAGIQWPELIEYLVRAQEGRPRQWGIVQKQTGADRLTIGGALAANAHGRGLRFKPIVQDVKSFVMLDAAGRTVTCDRQTNPELFRLAIGGYGLFGVMTSVTLRLTPRRKVQRVVEILDVDRVIPAFGRRIADGFTYGDFQYSTEAGAERFLRTGVFSCYRPVADDTPIPSGQKELQPEDWRELLFLAHADKRRAFEAYTGHYLATDGQIYWSDTQQLGTYFDDYHREVDRRLGATDRATEMITEIYVPRPRLADFLAEARDDFLKNRVELIYGSIRLIERDDETFLPWAKQSYACTIFNLHVVHTPEGLDHSARAFRRLIDMAWRRGGSYFLTYHRWATRAQVEACYPQFAEFLRHKRAHDPEERFQSEWYRHYRRMFAYPTA; from the coding sequence ATGCTGACACGACGCGAGGTGATCGTCGGGAGCTCTGCGCTCCTCCTCTGGCCCGGCTGCGCGACGCGCGGCGCCGTCGAGCTGAACGACATTCACTCGCAGCTGAACGGCACCCCGGTCGGCGCCGTCGTCCGGCCCGGCTCCGTGGACGACATCCAGCGCGCGCTGGCGCGCGCCCGGCGGGCCGGCCAGGCGGTCAGCATCACCGGCGGACGGCACGCGATGGGCGGACAGCAGTTCGGCGCCGGCACGCTCAACCTCGACATGACCGGGATGCGGCGCGTGCTCCACTTCGATCCCGACGCGGGGGAGATCGAGGTCGAGGCCGGCATCCAGTGGCCTGAGCTCATCGAGTATCTGGTTCGAGCACAGGAGGGACGGCCGAGGCAGTGGGGCATCGTGCAGAAGCAGACCGGCGCTGACCGTCTCACGATCGGCGGCGCGCTGGCGGCCAACGCCCACGGCCGGGGACTGCGCTTCAAGCCGATCGTCCAGGACGTCAAGTCGTTCGTCATGCTCGATGCGGCCGGCCGCACCGTGACCTGCGACCGGCAGACGAACCCGGAGCTGTTCCGGCTGGCGATCGGCGGGTATGGGCTCTTCGGTGTCATGACCTCGGTCACGCTCCGCCTGACGCCGCGCCGAAAGGTCCAGCGCGTGGTCGAGATCCTGGACGTGGACCGCGTCATCCCCGCCTTCGGGCGGCGAATCGCCGACGGCTTCACCTACGGCGATTTCCAGTACTCGACCGAGGCCGGGGCGGAGCGCTTTCTCCGCACGGGCGTGTTCTCGTGCTACCGGCCGGTGGCCGACGACACCCCCATCCCGAGCGGTCAGAAGGAGCTCCAGCCCGAGGACTGGCGCGAGCTGCTGTTCCTCGCCCACGCCGACAAGCGGCGGGCCTTCGAGGCCTACACCGGTCATTACCTGGCGACCGACGGCCAGATCTACTGGTCCGACACGCAGCAGCTCGGCACCTACTTCGACGACTACCACCGCGAGGTCGACCGCCGCCTCGGCGCCACCGATCGGGCGACCGAGATGATCACCGAGATCTACGTCCCGCGGCCCCGGCTCGCCGACTTCCTGGCCGAGGCCCGCGACGACTTCCTCAAGAACCGGGTCGAGCTGATCTACGGGAGCATCCGGCTGATCGAGCGCGACGATGAGACGTTCCTGCCCTGGGCCAAGCAAAGCTACGCGTGCACCATCTTCAACCTGCACGTCGTCCACACGCCGGAGGGCCTGGACCACTCCGCGCGAGCGTTCCGCCGCCTCATCGACATGGCCTGGCGACGGGGCGGCAGCTACTTTCTCACCTACCATCGGTGGGCGACGCGCGCCCAGGTCGAGGCCTGCTATCCGCAGTTCGCCGAGTTCCTGCGCCACAAGCGCGCGCACGATCCGGAGGAGCGCTTCCAGAGCGAGTGGTACCGCCACTACCGGCGCATGTTCGCCTACCCCACGGCGTGA
- a CDS encoding DinB family protein has translation MTTHTAESPGEAQARRLERVYEEVARLLREPGVASRLRTAPAENEWSAMQALGHMTEMIPYWLNHCRGLIASTGEPPTFGRKAGSPERLAGVAHGATAEPDELLGKLQDEVRSAASTIRKQSMAERGKRGIHAGRGEVTVAEVIESFIVGHAEEHLAQVQTALRS, from the coding sequence ATGACGACACACACCGCGGAAAGCCCTGGCGAGGCACAAGCCCGCCGACTCGAACGAGTCTACGAAGAAGTGGCCAGGTTGCTGCGGGAACCCGGCGTGGCCTCGCGTCTGCGCACGGCGCCGGCGGAGAACGAATGGTCAGCGATGCAGGCTCTGGGGCACATGACGGAGATGATCCCGTACTGGCTGAACCATTGTCGCGGGCTGATCGCGTCCACCGGAGAGCCACCCACATTCGGGCGCAAGGCCGGCTCGCCTGAGCGGCTAGCGGGCGTCGCGCACGGCGCGACCGCGGAACCTGACGAGTTGCTGGGCAAGCTGCAGGACGAGGTTCGTTCAGCGGCAAGCACGATCCGGAAGCAGTCGATGGCCGAGCGCGGCAAGCGAGGCATCCACGCGGGGAGGGGTGAGGTGACCGTGGCCGAGGTCATCGAGTCGTTTATCGTCGGCCACGCCGAAGAGCACCTGGCCCAGGTGCAGACTGCGCTGAGGAGTTAG
- a CDS encoding SDR family oxidoreductase translates to MSTMSETTLITGASSGIGRELAGLFARDGHPLVLVARSRPTLDELATALADRHRIRCEVIAADLGEPGAAASVVRRLEDLGITVGILVNNAGYGVFGPFAETSLARELAMIQVNVVALTELTKRLLPAMLARGHGRILNVASTAAFQPGPLMAVYYATKAYVLSFSEALACELEGTGVTVTTLCPGPTRSGFEAAAGMQASRLMRGNVAEAAAVARAGYAALMRGKRVFIHGFTNRVFAHGVRFLPRRLTTALVRRVQAPVG, encoded by the coding sequence ATGAGCACCATGAGCGAGACGACGCTGATCACCGGGGCCTCGAGCGGCATCGGCCGCGAGCTCGCGGGACTGTTTGCCCGGGACGGTCACCCGCTCGTGCTCGTCGCCCGGTCCCGGCCGACGCTGGACGAGCTGGCCACGGCGCTCGCCGACCGCCACCGCATCCGCTGTGAGGTGATCGCGGCCGACCTCGGCGAGCCCGGAGCCGCCGCCTCGGTGGTGCGGCGGCTCGAGGACCTCGGGATCACCGTCGGGATCCTCGTGAACAACGCCGGCTACGGCGTATTCGGCCCCTTCGCCGAGACGAGTCTCGCCAGAGAGCTGGCGATGATCCAGGTCAACGTGGTGGCCTTGACGGAGCTGACCAAGCGCCTCCTGCCGGCAATGCTGGCCCGCGGCCACGGCCGGATCCTGAACGTGGCCTCCACGGCCGCGTTCCAGCCGGGGCCGCTGATGGCCGTCTATTACGCGACGAAGGCGTACGTGCTGTCCTTCTCGGAGGCGCTGGCCTGCGAGCTCGAGGGCACCGGCGTGACGGTCACCACGCTCTGCCCGGGCCCGACGCGTTCCGGCTTCGAAGCGGCGGCGGGGATGCAGGCGTCGAGGCTCATGCGCGGCAACGTGGCGGAGGCGGCGGCCGTGGCCCGGGCCGGCTACGCGGCGCTCATGCGAGGCAAGCGCGTCTTCATCCACGGCTTCACCAACCGGGTGTTCGCGCACGGAGTGCGGTTCCTGCCGCGCCGCCTCACGACCGCGCTCGTGCGGCGCGTGCAGGCGCCGGTGGGGTGA
- a CDS encoding proline racemase family protein has translation MLKTGFVDVIYTHTEGEPTCIVPGGIPYPPATDILAKRRFVEERYDWLRRALMREPRGHKDMFGVFVAPPSAADADAGMIWMDGEQYLHMCGHGTIGLSMALVAGGWVSAPESPARIRYETTAGRVTAEVAHSDRDVEWCRFENVPAFVAAQDVPVELPEFGTLRADVVFGGNYFGIIKWDRQALPIGPENGSRFSRLGTIAKAQLREKVTLRHPTQPHITQLDLVTFYHEPTRPEARYRCVHVFSDGKMDRSPGGTGTSAMLAMLEARGQLAIGQTIQAEGLLGSGTFEGRLTGETRLDGQRAVIPTVKGRANIIGYAKWLIDPTDPVGAGFVIS, from the coding sequence ATGCTGAAGACTGGATTCGTCGACGTCATCTATACCCACACCGAGGGCGAGCCCACCTGCATCGTCCCGGGGGGGATCCCGTACCCGCCCGCGACCGACATCCTGGCCAAGCGGCGGTTCGTCGAGGAGCGCTACGACTGGCTGCGGCGCGCGCTCATGCGGGAGCCCCGGGGCCACAAGGACATGTTCGGGGTGTTCGTCGCCCCGCCGTCGGCGGCCGACGCCGACGCCGGGATGATCTGGATGGACGGGGAGCAGTATCTGCACATGTGCGGGCACGGCACCATCGGCCTCTCCATGGCGCTGGTGGCCGGCGGTTGGGTCTCGGCCCCGGAGTCGCCGGCCCGGATCCGCTACGAGACGACGGCGGGCCGGGTGACGGCCGAGGTCGCCCACTCGGACCGCGACGTGGAGTGGTGCCGGTTCGAGAACGTCCCGGCGTTCGTGGCAGCCCAGGACGTCCCGGTGGAGCTGCCCGAGTTCGGGACCCTGCGGGCCGACGTCGTGTTCGGCGGGAACTACTTCGGCATCATCAAGTGGGACCGCCAGGCGCTCCCGATCGGTCCCGAGAACGGAAGCCGATTCTCGCGGCTGGGGACGATCGCGAAGGCGCAGCTCCGGGAGAAGGTGACGCTCCGGCATCCGACTCAGCCCCACATCACCCAGCTGGACCTGGTGACGTTCTACCACGAGCCCACCCGGCCGGAGGCACGCTATCGCTGCGTCCACGTCTTCAGTGACGGGAAGATGGATCGGTCCCCGGGGGGGACGGGGACGAGCGCGATGCTGGCCATGCTCGAGGCGCGCGGGCAGCTCGCCATCGGCCAGACGATCCAGGCCGAGGGACTTCTCGGCAGCGGCACCTTCGAGGGCCGGCTCACCGGCGAGACCCGGCTCGACGGCCAGCGAGCCGTCATCCCCACCGTCAAGGGCCGGGCCAACATCATCGGCTACGCGAAGTGGCTGATCGACCCGACCGACCCGGTCGGCGCCGGCTTCGTGATCTCGTAG
- a CDS encoding ABC transporter substrate-binding protein encodes MLHDQPSARTASRLTRRRFLAMSAVAAAGAAGPSRAAAQGQLTVALYGGRFGEAIREGSIKEFQQKTGARVLEEQGVSTITLGKLRQQKGNPSIDVAWIDGGVSEMALAEDLVEPIDLSKLTHGKDLFPAAVQKDKSGRVFAITGGFYSIGLSYNKDRIKTPPASWKDLWRPEYAGRVTTASPVNATWPNWFAHMAKVFGGDLDHVDAFIEAMKRLKVAAFWDAAGQSDNLFQSGEADVGVQTHGNSWGLRDRGLPIVFVVPTEGAVAGDIRVHVAKGTKNRDLALKYIDAVLSPAGQQGLMEYISAAPANQRVEVPAKIKDRMPYGAGTMTNLVIPDWQAVNERKPRWIERWNKEVLGKA; translated from the coding sequence ATGCTGCACGACCAGCCGAGCGCCCGAACCGCAAGCCGCCTCACCCGCCGCCGGTTCCTCGCGATGTCGGCGGTCGCCGCCGCCGGCGCCGCCGGGCCGTCCCGGGCCGCCGCCCAGGGCCAGCTCACCGTCGCCCTCTACGGGGGCCGGTTCGGCGAGGCGATCCGCGAGGGGAGCATCAAGGAGTTCCAGCAGAAGACCGGGGCCCGCGTGCTGGAGGAGCAGGGCGTCTCCACCATCACGCTGGGCAAGCTGCGCCAGCAGAAGGGTAATCCCTCGATCGACGTGGCCTGGATCGACGGGGGCGTCTCCGAGATGGCGCTCGCCGAGGACCTCGTCGAGCCGATCGACCTCTCGAAGCTGACCCACGGCAAAGACCTCTTCCCGGCCGCCGTCCAGAAGGACAAGAGCGGCCGCGTCTTCGCCATCACCGGCGGCTTCTACTCGATCGGGCTCAGCTACAACAAGGATCGGATCAAGACCCCGCCGGCGTCCTGGAAGGATCTATGGCGGCCCGAGTACGCGGGTCGGGTGACCACCGCCAGCCCGGTCAACGCGACCTGGCCCAACTGGTTCGCCCACATGGCGAAGGTCTTCGGCGGCGACCTCGACCACGTCGACGCCTTCATCGAGGCGATGAAGAGGCTGAAGGTGGCCGCCTTCTGGGACGCCGCCGGCCAGTCGGACAACCTCTTCCAGAGCGGCGAGGCGGACGTCGGCGTCCAGACCCACGGCAACTCCTGGGGCCTCCGCGACCGCGGCCTCCCCATCGTCTTCGTGGTGCCGACGGAGGGCGCGGTGGCGGGAGACATCCGGGTGCATGTGGCCAAGGGCACCAAGAACCGCGATCTGGCCCTCAAGTACATCGACGCCGTCCTCTCCCCGGCCGGCCAGCAGGGGCTCATGGAGTACATCTCGGCGGCGCCGGCTAACCAGCGCGTGGAGGTCCCGGCCAAGATCAAGGACCGGATGCCCTACGGCGCGGGCACGATGACGAACCTCGTCATCCCCGACTGGCAGGCGGTCAACGAGCGCAAGCCCCGGTGGATCGAGCGCTGGAACAAGGAGGTCCTCGGCAAGGCCTGA
- a CDS encoding ABC transporter ATP-binding protein — protein sequence MSAGADAADVRLAHVTKRFGAHTAVEDVSLEVRPGEFVSLLGPSGCGKTTTLRILAGFLEPTAGEVYIGGQSMRGIPAYRRPVNMVFQHYALFPHLTVADNIAYGPRRRGVPRGEVERAVAESLELVSLQGLGHRHPRELSGGQQQRVALARALVNRPRVLLLDEPLGALDLKLRRQMQIELKRLQELLRITSIYVTHDQEEALVLSDRIAVMNAGRIEQTGEARAVYDRPATPFVADFIGQTNLLACTVEGTEGDRLRLRCGSLSLLAARPDPAPTSGSRVQLSLRPERIALHAERPALDNVFRAAVTRRVYLGVLTNFHVTVGGDVALVLTTSDQTLAARVEPASQPWIGWSAGEERLL from the coding sequence ATGAGCGCGGGCGCGGACGCGGCCGACGTCCGGCTGGCCCACGTCACCAAGCGCTTCGGCGCCCACACCGCCGTCGAGGACGTCTCGCTGGAGGTCCGCCCCGGCGAGTTCGTCTCCCTGCTCGGACCCAGCGGGTGCGGCAAGACGACCACCCTCCGCATCCTGGCCGGATTCCTCGAACCCACCGCCGGCGAGGTCTACATCGGCGGCCAGAGCATGCGCGGGATCCCGGCCTATCGCCGGCCGGTGAACATGGTCTTCCAGCACTACGCCCTCTTCCCTCACCTGACGGTGGCCGACAACATCGCGTACGGCCCGCGGCGCCGCGGCGTCCCCAGGGGCGAGGTCGAGCGGGCCGTGGCCGAGAGCCTCGAGCTGGTGAGCCTCCAGGGCCTCGGCCACCGCCACCCCCGCGAGCTGTCGGGGGGCCAGCAGCAGCGGGTCGCCCTGGCCCGGGCGCTCGTCAACCGGCCGCGGGTGTTGCTCCTGGACGAGCCGCTCGGCGCGCTCGATCTGAAGCTGCGCCGCCAGATGCAGATCGAGCTGAAGCGCCTCCAGGAGCTCCTCCGCATCACCTCCATCTACGTCACCCATGATCAAGAGGAGGCTCTCGTCCTCTCCGACCGCATCGCGGTGATGAACGCGGGCCGCATCGAGCAGACGGGCGAGGCCCGCGCCGTCTACGACCGGCCGGCCACCCCGTTCGTGGCCGATTTCATCGGCCAGACGAACCTCCTCGCCTGCACCGTGGAGGGGACGGAAGGCGACCGCCTCCGCCTCCGCTGCGGCAGCCTCTCCCTGCTCGCCGCGCGCCCCGACCCGGCGCCGACCTCGGGCAGCCGGGTCCAGCTCTCGCTCCGACCCGAGCGCATCGCGCTCCACGCCGAGCGGCCCGCGCTCGACAACGTCTTCCGGGCGGCCGTGACCCGCCGCGTGTACCTCGGCGTGCTCACGAACTTCCACGTCACCGTCGGGGGCGACGTGGCGCTGGTCCTCACCACGTCCGACCAGACCCTCGCCGCCCGGGTCGAGCCGGCCAGCCAGCCGTGGATCGGCTGGAGCGCCGGTGAGGAGCGACTCCTGTGA